The following DNA comes from Paraburkholderia phytofirmans PsJN.
CAAATGAAAAAATTCGCACAACGCTTCCTGGCCGATAACAAGGGCGTGACGGCTATTGAATATGGCCTCATCGCAGGCCTCGTGGTGCTCGTGATCGCTACCGCGGTGACGAATGTCGGCACGAACGTCTCCACTGTCTTGCAGCAAGTCGCGGACAAGATCACCGCTCCGGCCGCATCGTAAGAGGCAAACCGTAAACGTTGCGCGAAGCAGCCGGCGTTTCGACGTCCGCCTGCTTCGCGCAACGTAATAACGCATCGCTGAATCGTTAATGTGGATTGCATTGCAATCCACATGGCGCAGCTTCGCCTGTCGAGTGCGAAATGAATGTTTCCGTGGGCATTTTCTTATTTATCGCTTGGGCAGCGGTAGTCGCAATTGGCGATTGCCGTCGGCGGCGTATATCCAATTCAGTTGTTCTCGCCGGTCTGGCGGCGGCATTTTGCTGCGCGCTTTTTCAATGCGGGCCTTTCGGTATTTCGCTGACTCAGTCAGGAATCGGCGCATTAATCGGTCTTGCTGCATTGCTGCCATTTTTCGCGCTCGGCGTGATGGGCGCCGCGGATGTCAAAGTCTTCGCCGTCCTCGGCGCATGGTGCGGCATGCACGCGCTGCTCGGTCTATGGATGGCCGCGAGTCTCGCGGCCAGCGTGCACGCTTTGTGGCTTCTGATTACCACTCGCACGCGGCTCGCAAGCCTGGCCCGTCAACCCGGCGCCACATTCGAACTCGCCGGCAAAGCATCCACGCCTTACGCAGCGTGTCTCGCCGTGGCCGCGAGCGGCTGGCTCGTCGTGCACGGCATGGCGGGAAGCGTGCGATGAAAAGCGCCATGACGCAACGCGCGCGCTCGCCGCATCCGCGCATCAAGGTGCGCCGCGCGCATGCGCAGCGCGGCGCCACGGCCGTCGAATTCGCGCTGGTGTTCCCGCTTTTCTTCACGATCCTGTACGCGATCGTCACCTTCAGTCTGATTCTCGTCGCACAGCAGAATCTGACGCTGGCCGCGGAAGAGGGCGCGCGCGCCGCGCTGAACTGGCAGAGCAACACGTCGATGCAAACGGCGTTGACTAATCGCGGCAACGCAGCCTGCGCGGCGGCGAAGCTGGTCGCCGCGACGCTCGTGCAGTCGATGCAATGCACGCCGTCTTCCGCGGCATGCGGGCCGAGCGGCGCGATGCAATGCGTGAATGTCCTGGTGAGCTACAACTATCAGGCCAATCCGCTG
Coding sequences within:
- a CDS encoding Flp family type IVb pilin — encoded protein: MKKFAQRFLADNKGVTAIEYGLIAGLVVLVIATAVTNVGTNVSTVLQQVADKITAPAAS
- a CDS encoding A24 family peptidase, which codes for MNVSVGIFLFIAWAAVVAIGDCRRRRISNSVVLAGLAAAFCCALFQCGPFGISLTQSGIGALIGLAALLPFFALGVMGAADVKVFAVLGAWCGMHALLGLWMAASLAASVHALWLLITTRTRLASLARQPGATFELAGKASTPYAACLAVAASGWLVVHGMAGSVR
- a CDS encoding TadE/TadG family type IV pilus assembly protein, encoding MKSAMTQRARSPHPRIKVRRAHAQRGATAVEFALVFPLFFTILYAIVTFSLILVAQQNLTLAAEEGARAALNWQSNTSMQTALTNRGNAACAAAKLVAATLVQSMQCTPSSAACGPSGAMQCVNVLVSYNYQANPLVPSLPLLGFALPNTLTSSATVQLNPENIQ